One stretch of Priestia megaterium DNA includes these proteins:
- a CDS encoding S66 peptidase family protein, which translates to MIKPKRLQKGDTVAVIAPASPPNQHNLKKGIEYLKEIGLNVVTGAHLYKKNGYLAGTDEQRAADIHAMFANKEVKAIICACGGYGTAKLASQLNYDLIKRNPKIFWGYSDITFLHTAIHQRTGLVTFHGPMLSSDIGKEDVHIETKQAFYQLFSHRSFCYTDQISPLDTICEGEATGQLIGGNLTLLVSTLGTPFELDTKNRILFIEDIDEEPYEIDRMMTQLYMANKLQDVAGIIIGDFHNCYPKKRTESLSLEEALTSYLTSLKKPVMRGFRIGHCSPQTAVAIGSYATMSTYERMVEFETGITLPKNKVER; encoded by the coding sequence ATGATAAAACCAAAACGATTACAAAAAGGTGATACAGTAGCTGTTATTGCACCTGCTAGTCCGCCTAATCAGCACAATCTAAAAAAAGGAATAGAATATTTAAAGGAAATAGGATTAAACGTAGTAACAGGCGCGCATTTATATAAAAAAAACGGGTACTTGGCAGGGACTGATGAACAGCGAGCAGCCGATATACATGCGATGTTTGCCAATAAGGAAGTAAAGGCAATTATCTGTGCATGCGGAGGGTACGGGACTGCTAAGCTTGCCTCGCAATTAAACTACGATTTAATTAAGCGAAACCCAAAGATTTTTTGGGGATATAGCGATATTACGTTTTTACATACGGCTATTCATCAGCGCACAGGTTTGGTTACCTTTCACGGGCCAATGCTTTCGTCGGATATCGGAAAAGAAGATGTTCATATAGAGACAAAGCAAGCTTTTTATCAATTATTTTCTCACCGTTCTTTTTGTTATACGGATCAAATTAGTCCGCTCGACACTATTTGTGAAGGAGAAGCAACTGGTCAGCTGATAGGAGGAAATCTTACTTTGCTGGTAAGCACGCTTGGCACACCATTTGAACTAGATACAAAAAATCGAATTTTATTTATTGAAGATATTGATGAAGAGCCGTATGAAATTGACCGCATGATGACACAGCTGTATATGGCCAATAAACTGCAGGATGTAGCGGGAATTATTATCGGAGATTTTCATAACTGCTATCCTAAAAAACGTACGGAGTCACTTTCATTAGAAGAGGCATTAACAAGTTACCTGACTTCTTTAAAAAAGCCTGTTATGAGAGGGTTTCGCATCGGGCATTGCTCTCCTCAAACAGCTGTGGCGATTGGAAGTTATGCCACGATGTCGACTTATGAACGAATGGTGGAATTTGAAACCGGTATTACATTACCAAAAAATAAAGTCGAACGCTGA
- a CDS encoding C40 family peptidase — protein sequence MDKKTYYVCVAVATVWTSYDSSREIDDNAISVPVKLDKWLEQLTYTRRLELCEGNLVQTQLLLGEEVYVTEMKGKWAKIVIPSQFSSKDERGYPGWVPSHQLISQAEYFPLNKPTAVVSATIATLHLAEEALQISYQTQLPLLKEDKEWLEVQTPVGSGRIKRQDAVVIEDRNRKVTKGTGDMIIAAGEQFLNLPYLWGGMSAWGYDCSGFAYATHKANGYLIPRDATDQARQGKEVGLASIQPGDLLFFAHEKGEGSIHHVGIYYGKGKMLHSPKTGKTVELIELKGTLYEEELCAARRYY from the coding sequence GTGGATAAAAAAACGTATTACGTTTGTGTAGCTGTGGCGACTGTTTGGACTTCCTATGACTCTAGCAGAGAAATAGATGACAATGCAATAAGTGTCCCAGTAAAACTGGATAAATGGCTAGAACAATTAACGTATACACGTCGGTTGGAGCTTTGTGAGGGAAATTTAGTTCAAACGCAGCTGTTACTAGGAGAAGAAGTATATGTAACGGAAATGAAAGGTAAATGGGCAAAAATCGTTATTCCCTCTCAGTTTTCTTCTAAAGATGAAAGAGGATATCCCGGGTGGGTTCCTTCCCACCAACTGATTTCTCAAGCTGAATATTTTCCATTGAATAAACCAACGGCAGTGGTATCAGCAACGATTGCGACACTGCATCTAGCGGAAGAAGCCTTGCAAATTAGTTATCAAACACAGCTGCCTCTTTTAAAAGAAGATAAAGAATGGCTAGAAGTTCAAACGCCAGTTGGCAGTGGGAGAATAAAACGTCAAGATGCTGTTGTAATAGAGGATAGAAACCGTAAAGTGACAAAAGGAACTGGGGATATGATTATTGCAGCAGGAGAACAATTTTTGAATCTTCCATATTTATGGGGTGGCATGAGTGCCTGGGGATATGATTGTTCCGGGTTTGCCTATGCTACTCATAAAGCAAACGGATATCTTATTCCAAGAGATGCCACCGATCAAGCAAGGCAAGGAAAAGAAGTAGGGTTAGCCTCTATTCAACCTGGAGATTTGCTGTTTTTCGCTCATGAAAAAGGTGAAGGGTCTATCCACCATGTTGGTATTTATTATGGTAAAGGAAAAATGCTTCATTCACCTAAAACAGGTAAAACCGTTGAACTGATTGAATTAAAAGGAACGCTTTATGAAGAAGAGCTGTGCGCAGCCCGGCGCTATTATTAG
- a CDS encoding serine hydrolase gives MEKARVKIEDAVTKWKRSNNGLIRIHIEGKESIQVNSFIQQRAASTIKLLLAIEAFRQIDEGILTLTSVIQRTEKNTVGGAGVLGALPRLTHIKVEELLTLMIIVSDNTATNELISLVGFEKINECARNLGLKKTVLNRYMMDEIAVEKGVDNYTCASDVVKCLREIYEGNLLKKSSHEKIMRMLEMQQFQHKLPARIGSAFQAANKTGELQGAEHDSAILMRGNETYYAVVLIDGLSDNEQGRRLIADIGYLLSSNI, from the coding sequence ATGGAAAAAGCAAGGGTGAAAATAGAAGATGCAGTTACTAAATGGAAGCGGAGTAATAATGGACTTATACGCATTCATATTGAAGGAAAAGAATCCATACAGGTTAATTCTTTTATCCAACAAAGAGCAGCAAGTACAATCAAGCTGCTGCTCGCAATAGAAGCGTTTCGTCAAATTGATGAGGGCATCTTGACTTTAACATCTGTCATTCAAAGAACGGAAAAAAACACGGTTGGCGGAGCAGGCGTACTTGGAGCTCTTCCGCGGTTAACACATATTAAAGTGGAAGAGCTGCTTACCCTTATGATAATTGTTTCTGACAACACAGCTACAAATGAGCTCATTTCTTTAGTAGGATTTGAAAAAATTAACGAATGTGCTAGAAATCTAGGATTAAAGAAAACGGTTTTAAACCGCTATATGATGGACGAAATCGCTGTTGAAAAAGGGGTTGATAATTATACGTGTGCCTCTGACGTAGTAAAGTGTCTAAGGGAAATATATGAAGGAAACCTTTTGAAAAAATCTAGTCACGAAAAAATAATGAGAATGTTAGAAATGCAGCAGTTTCAGCATAAGCTTCCAGCACGTATAGGATCAGCGTTTCAAGCTGCGAATAAGACTGGAGAACTACAGGGAGCAGAACATGATAGTGCTATTCTCATGCGAGGTAACGAAACGTATTATGCCGTTGTTTTGATAGATGGACTAAGTGACAATGAACAGGGAAGGAGATTGATTGCTGATATTGGATACCTCCTGTCATCTAACATCTAA
- a CDS encoding ABC transporter permease, translating into MRRRDNVLEKQEYKQIPDEWFVPKKKNKSEAEAVVRPSLSYWHDAWRRLIKNKLAMLGLFFLVILVVMAIFGPMFSPYSVTKASFTEQNLPPSASHWFGTDDLGRDMYTRTWYGARISLFVGLMAALIDFIIGVIYGGFSGYKGGKTDNVMMRVIEILYGLPYLLVVILLMVVMGPGLSTIIVALSVTGWIGMARIVRGQVLQIKNYEYVLASKTFGTKTSRIIKRNLLPNTMGPIIVQMTLTVPTAIFAEAFLSFLGLGVQAPYASWGVMANDGLSTILSGYWWRLFFPAFFISLTMFAFNVLGDGLQDALDPKLRR; encoded by the coding sequence ATAAGAAGGAGGGATAACGTGCTGGAAAAACAGGAGTATAAGCAAATTCCTGATGAGTGGTTTGTGCCAAAGAAAAAAAACAAATCTGAAGCTGAAGCAGTTGTAAGGCCGAGTCTTTCTTATTGGCATGATGCTTGGCGCAGGCTTATAAAAAACAAGTTGGCCATGCTGGGTCTCTTTTTTTTAGTCATTCTCGTTGTGATGGCTATATTCGGCCCTATGTTTTCACCCTACAGTGTAACGAAAGCTTCTTTTACAGAGCAAAACCTTCCTCCTTCAGCTAGTCATTGGTTTGGAACGGATGACTTAGGCAGAGATATGTACACTCGGACATGGTATGGAGCTAGAATCTCTTTATTTGTAGGACTGATGGCAGCGCTTATTGATTTTATCATCGGTGTCATTTACGGGGGATTCTCAGGCTATAAAGGCGGAAAAACAGATAATGTCATGATGCGTGTAATTGAAATTTTATACGGTCTTCCTTATTTATTAGTGGTGATTTTACTGATGGTAGTCATGGGCCCCGGGCTTTCTACGATCATTGTGGCACTTTCCGTTACAGGTTGGATCGGGATGGCGAGAATTGTACGGGGGCAAGTATTGCAAATAAAAAACTATGAATACGTGCTTGCATCCAAAACGTTTGGAACAAAAACTAGTCGTATCATTAAGCGGAACCTGCTTCCAAATACGATGGGACCGATTATCGTTCAAATGACACTAACCGTACCAACTGCCATTTTTGCTGAAGCTTTTTTAAGCTTTTTAGGGCTGGGTGTACAGGCTCCTTATGCTAGCTGGGGAGTAATGGCAAACGATGGTTTATCAACGATTCTATCAGGCTATTGGTGGCGTTTGTTTTTTCCCGCTTTTTTTATTTCTCTTACCATGTTTGCTTTTAATGTCCTTGGAGACGGACTGCAAGATGCACTTGATCCAAAATTAAGGAGGTAA
- a CDS encoding ABC transporter permease, with protein sequence MKSYILKRFLSMLVTLWVIVTLTFFLMHSIPGSPFNEERATSDAVQKNLESFYHLDEPLAVQYILYLKSIVTFDFGPSIKQPSQTVNDLLGRGFPVSFELGMVTLILAVISGITLGIIAALRRNGMIDYIAMSIAVIGLSVPNFVMATLLIQQLSVNLKILPAATWTSPLHMILPTLALATGPMAIIARLTRSSMIEVLTQDYIRTARAKGLSPVKIVFKHALRNALMPVITVLGTIAASVLTGTFVIEQIFAIPGMGKYFVDSINTRDYPVIMGTTVFYSSILIIMLFLVDIAYGILDPRIKLHKKEG encoded by the coding sequence GTGAAAAGTTATATTTTGAAACGATTTTTATCCATGCTTGTTACGCTGTGGGTAATTGTGACCTTAACCTTCTTTTTAATGCATTCGATTCCTGGATCTCCATTTAATGAAGAACGAGCGACAAGCGATGCAGTTCAAAAAAACCTGGAATCATTTTATCACTTAGATGAGCCGCTAGCTGTGCAATATATTCTTTATTTAAAATCCATTGTTACCTTTGACTTTGGTCCTTCCATTAAACAGCCGTCTCAAACGGTTAACGACCTTTTAGGAAGAGGGTTTCCAGTGTCATTTGAACTTGGAATGGTGACGTTAATTCTTGCGGTGATTTCCGGTATTACACTAGGCATTATCGCTGCTCTTAGAAGGAATGGAATGATTGATTACATTGCGATGAGTATAGCAGTTATCGGATTGTCGGTTCCAAATTTTGTTATGGCCACGTTGTTAATTCAACAGCTTTCTGTTAATTTGAAAATTTTACCTGCCGCTACGTGGACGAGCCCTTTACATATGATTCTTCCGACTCTAGCTCTTGCCACAGGTCCTATGGCTATTATTGCACGTTTGACTCGCTCAAGCATGATAGAAGTACTAACTCAAGATTATATTCGAACAGCGCGTGCAAAAGGGCTTTCGCCAGTGAAAATTGTATTTAAGCATGCGCTTAGAAATGCTTTAATGCCCGTTATAACAGTTCTTGGAACGATTGCAGCCAGCGTATTAACCGGCACATTTGTTATTGAACAAATCTTTGCTATTCCTGGCATGGGAAAATATTTTGTGGACAGTATTAATACGAGAGACTACCCGGTAATTATGGGCACTACGGTCTTTTACAGTTCGATTCTCATCATTATGCTTTTTTTAGTAGACATTGCTTACGGAATACTTGATCCACGAATCAAACTGCATAAGAAGGAGGGATAA
- a CDS encoding ABC transporter ATP-binding protein — MTTKHLLEVKQLSKYFSITNKQVLKAVDGVSFHISKGETFGLVGESGCGKSTAGRTIIGLYNRTSGEVLYKGKNVHELSEKEKFAFHRNMQMIFQDPYASLNPRSTVKEIISEPMEVHGLYSNKKEMLNRVYGLLEDVGLNRDHANRYPHEFSGGQRQRIGIARALALNPECIIADEPISALDVSVQAQVVNLLKKLQKEKGLTYLFIAHDLSMVKHISNRIGVMYLGHLVELTTSSELYQKPFHPYTQALLSAILIPDPDVEDNRKRIVLKGELPSPMNPPSGCVFNTRCPLAVAACKTQKPEWQEVEENHFVACHLYNQKIISNNYIETAATK, encoded by the coding sequence ATGACAACGAAGCATTTGTTAGAAGTAAAGCAGCTGAGCAAATATTTTTCGATTACGAATAAGCAGGTTTTGAAAGCAGTAGACGGCGTGTCTTTTCATATTTCAAAAGGAGAAACCTTTGGACTTGTTGGTGAATCCGGCTGCGGAAAATCAACTGCCGGGCGAACAATCATTGGGTTGTATAACCGTACATCAGGAGAGGTGCTTTATAAAGGGAAAAACGTGCATGAGCTATCAGAGAAAGAAAAATTTGCTTTTCATCGTAATATGCAAATGATTTTTCAAGATCCATATGCTTCACTAAACCCTCGTTCTACCGTGAAGGAGATTATCTCAGAACCAATGGAGGTTCACGGACTTTATTCGAATAAAAAAGAGATGCTTAACCGCGTGTATGGGCTGCTAGAAGATGTCGGGCTAAATCGTGATCATGCTAATCGCTATCCTCATGAATTCAGCGGCGGGCAGCGCCAGCGTATAGGAATTGCGAGAGCTTTAGCACTAAATCCAGAATGCATTATTGCAGACGAACCTATTTCTGCTTTAGATGTGTCTGTACAGGCTCAAGTAGTTAATTTATTAAAAAAACTCCAAAAAGAAAAAGGGTTAACTTATTTATTTATTGCACATGACTTGTCGATGGTAAAGCATATAAGCAATCGTATCGGAGTTATGTATTTAGGGCATTTAGTAGAATTAACAACAAGTTCGGAGCTGTATCAAAAACCGTTTCACCCTTACACTCAAGCTCTACTGTCAGCTATTCTTATCCCTGATCCTGACGTTGAGGATAATCGGAAGCGAATTGTTCTTAAAGGAGAATTGCCAAGCCCAATGAACCCGCCCTCGGGCTGCGTGTTTAATACGCGCTGTCCTCTTGCAGTAGCAGCCTGTAAGACTCAAAAACCAGAGTGGCAGGAAGTTGAAGAAAATCATTTTGTGGCCTGTCACTTGTACAATCAAAAGATAATAAGTAACAACTATATTGAAACAGCTGCGACAAAATGA
- a CDS encoding ABC transporter ATP-binding protein has protein sequence MEKMIQIKNLHVQFSTYGGQVQAVRGVSFDLHKGETLAIVGESGCGKSVTSQSIMRLIPTPPGRITSGSILFKGQDLTKLSEKKMRDIRGADISMIFQDPMTALNPTLRVGEQISENIMQHENISKEKAKEKAFEMLELVGIPNPKERLKQYPHEFSGGMRQRIVIAMALVCNPEVLIADEPTTALDVTIQAQILELFKNIQQKTDVSIVLITHDLGVVAQVADRVAVMYAGKIVEIGTRRDIFYTPQHPYTKGLLRSVPRLDLYESELVPIAGSPPDLFAPPSGCSFAPRCPYVMEVCDRMYPVSTKLKESHQVHCWLQDERAQKFVTTIS, from the coding sequence ATGGAAAAAATGATCCAAATCAAAAACTTACACGTACAGTTTTCAACTTACGGAGGGCAAGTTCAAGCTGTAAGAGGCGTTAGTTTTGATTTGCATAAAGGAGAAACACTAGCGATTGTCGGAGAGTCAGGGTGCGGAAAAAGCGTAACATCTCAAAGTATTATGAGGTTAATTCCGACACCTCCGGGCAGGATCACAAGCGGATCTATTTTATTTAAAGGCCAGGATTTAACGAAACTATCAGAAAAGAAAATGCGAGACATTCGAGGCGCTGATATTTCGATGATTTTTCAGGATCCTATGACTGCGCTTAATCCAACTCTTCGCGTAGGTGAGCAAATTTCAGAAAATATTATGCAACATGAAAACATCTCAAAAGAAAAAGCCAAAGAAAAAGCATTTGAAATGCTGGAGCTAGTCGGAATTCCAAATCCTAAAGAACGCCTAAAGCAATATCCTCATGAATTTAGCGGGGGAATGAGACAGCGTATTGTCATTGCAATGGCCCTTGTATGCAATCCCGAAGTGCTAATTGCTGATGAACCTACCACAGCTCTGGACGTCACGATACAAGCGCAGATTTTAGAATTGTTTAAGAATATTCAGCAGAAAACGGATGTCTCAATTGTTTTAATTACCCATGATTTAGGTGTAGTTGCTCAGGTAGCTGACCGTGTTGCCGTAATGTATGCAGGAAAGATTGTAGAAATTGGAACAAGAAGAGACATCTTTTATACGCCACAGCATCCGTATACAAAAGGATTGCTGCGTTCAGTTCCTCGGTTAGATTTATACGAAAGTGAGCTTGTGCCTATTGCAGGATCACCTCCCGATTTATTTGCACCTCCATCCGGATGTTCGTTCGCACCTCGCTGTCCTTACGTAATGGAAGTGTGTGATCGCATGTATCCTGTGTCGACAAAGCTGAAAGAAAGTCACCAAGTGCACTGCTGGCTTCAAGATGAGAGAGCCCAAAAATTTGTAACAACTATAAGCTAG
- a CDS encoding M55 family metallopeptidase, translating into MKLYLSVDMEGITGLVDHTNVLRQKENYERSRKIMTDEANAVIYAGFREKCSEVVVNDSHSSMNNLLVERLHPETQLISGSVKPYSMVQGLDQTFDGAMFLGYHAKASMPGVMSHSMIFGARNMYIDDTNIGEVGFNAYVAGYYGVPVLMVAGDDQTALEAQQLIPNVTTAIVKQAISRSAAKTLTPKKAEQLLQEKTAAAIQHKHLVKPLIPPKHPTLRIEFANYGQAEWAHLMPGTEIEPGTTTVRFQAKDILEAYQAMLVMTELATRTTFC; encoded by the coding sequence ATGAAACTATACCTGTCAGTTGATATGGAAGGAATTACGGGACTCGTCGATCACACAAATGTTCTGCGACAGAAAGAAAATTACGAAAGAAGCCGCAAAATAATGACGGATGAAGCAAATGCAGTAATTTATGCAGGATTTAGAGAAAAGTGCTCAGAAGTTGTGGTAAATGACAGTCATTCGAGTATGAATAATCTCCTTGTTGAACGGCTTCATCCAGAAACTCAGCTTATTTCAGGGAGCGTAAAACCATATTCAATGGTACAGGGATTAGATCAGACTTTTGATGGTGCTATGTTTCTAGGGTATCATGCTAAAGCATCCATGCCTGGTGTCATGTCTCATTCGATGATATTTGGTGCTCGCAATATGTACATAGACGATACAAATATTGGAGAGGTAGGCTTCAACGCATACGTCGCAGGGTATTACGGCGTTCCAGTTTTAATGGTAGCCGGTGATGACCAAACGGCGCTGGAAGCACAGCAGCTTATTCCAAACGTGACGACTGCTATCGTCAAACAGGCCATTTCACGTTCTGCAGCCAAAACATTAACCCCTAAGAAAGCAGAACAATTACTTCAAGAAAAAACAGCCGCAGCTATTCAACACAAACACCTTGTTAAACCTTTAATTCCACCTAAACATCCAACCTTACGAATAGAATTTGCAAATTACGGTCAAGCAGAGTGGGCCCATTTAATGCCGGGCACAGAAATTGAGCCTGGAACGACGACCGTTCGGTTTCAAGCAAAAGATATTTTAGAAGCTTATCAGGCCATGCTTGTTATGACTGAATTAGCTACGCGCACAACATTCTGTTAG
- a CDS encoding peptide ABC transporter substrate-binding protein, with protein sequence MKEGEMMKKIGSLLMMCVLIFALAACTATKDSGAEPEKKSSTAKEDGKVLYMNNGAEPTSFDPPIGFDSYSWNMLNNLMEGLTRLGKSDEPEGAMAEKWDISEDKKVYTFHLRKDAKWSNGDDVKASDFVFAWKRLLDPKTGSPAAFLGYFIQGGEEFNTGKGSADQVGVKALDDKTFEVTLKSPQAYFLSVVSNPAFFPINEKVATKNPKWFAEADSFVANGPFKLTKWKHNSNLVMERNDQYWDAENVKLEKVKWAIVENTNTEYQMYQNGELDVSEIPSDLSEKLLKDGDVHIEDQAGTYFYRFNLDKEPFQNKNIRKAFAMAVDQDQIVNFVTKNKEKPARGFVSYGFKDVDGKDFRKTGGDLLKTDGKEAKALLKKGMKEEGYKKLPAITLTYSTDDTHKKIAEALQQMFKENLGVDVKLANMEWNVFQEEQKALKFQLSRSSFLADYADPINFLESFQTGHSMNRTAWSNKEYDELIKQAMNETDNKKRFELMYKAEGILFDEMPIIPIHFYNYVFLIKDNVSGIVRHPVGYLDLKWADKQ encoded by the coding sequence ATGAAAGAGGGGGAAATGATGAAAAAAATAGGGTCTTTACTAATGATGTGTGTACTTATATTTGCACTTGCTGCCTGTACGGCCACAAAAGATTCAGGCGCGGAGCCAGAAAAGAAGAGCAGTACAGCAAAAGAAGACGGTAAGGTCCTTTATATGAATAATGGCGCAGAACCTACGTCTTTTGATCCACCTATTGGGTTTGATTCATATTCTTGGAATATGCTTAATAACTTAATGGAAGGGCTGACTCGTTTAGGGAAAAGCGATGAGCCTGAAGGAGCAATGGCCGAGAAATGGGATATCTCTGAGGACAAAAAGGTCTATACGTTTCATTTACGAAAAGATGCTAAATGGTCAAATGGAGATGACGTGAAAGCAAGTGATTTTGTATTTGCTTGGAAGAGGCTTTTAGATCCTAAGACTGGTTCTCCAGCGGCATTTTTAGGTTATTTCATCCAAGGTGGAGAAGAATTTAATACGGGTAAAGGTAGTGCTGATCAAGTAGGGGTAAAAGCGCTAGATGACAAAACCTTTGAAGTTACGCTTAAAAGTCCTCAAGCCTATTTCTTAAGCGTAGTTTCCAATCCAGCGTTCTTCCCAATTAATGAAAAAGTAGCAACAAAAAATCCGAAATGGTTTGCAGAAGCAGATTCATTTGTTGCTAATGGTCCCTTCAAATTAACTAAATGGAAGCATAACAGTAATCTAGTAATGGAAAGAAACGATCAGTATTGGGATGCTGAAAATGTAAAGCTAGAAAAGGTAAAATGGGCAATTGTTGAAAATACAAACACAGAATATCAAATGTATCAAAATGGAGAACTAGATGTTTCTGAAATTCCATCGGATTTAAGTGAAAAGCTGTTGAAAGATGGAGATGTTCATATCGAAGACCAAGCAGGAACTTACTTCTACCGCTTTAACTTAGATAAAGAGCCCTTTCAAAACAAAAATATCCGTAAAGCATTTGCAATGGCTGTAGATCAAGATCAAATTGTTAATTTTGTTACAAAAAATAAAGAAAAACCAGCTCGCGGGTTCGTATCTTACGGATTTAAAGATGTAGATGGAAAGGATTTCCGGAAAACGGGCGGCGACTTATTAAAAACAGACGGCAAAGAAGCAAAAGCACTTCTGAAAAAAGGAATGAAAGAAGAAGGATATAAAAAGCTGCCAGCTATTACGCTAACATACAGTACAGACGATACGCATAAAAAAATAGCAGAAGCACTGCAGCAAATGTTCAAAGAAAATCTAGGCGTAGATGTGAAGCTTGCCAATATGGAATGGAATGTTTTCCAAGAAGAACAAAAAGCGTTAAAGTTTCAGCTGTCACGAAGTTCATTTTTAGCTGATTATGCAGATCCAATTAACTTTTTAGAGAGCTTCCAGACGGGTCATTCAATGAACCGTACAGCTTGGAGCAATAAAGAATATGATGAGTTAATTAAACAAGCTATGAACGAAACGGATAATAAAAAACGTTTTGAGCTTATGTATAAAGCAGAAGGTATTTTATTTGATGAGATGCCGATCATCCCTATCCATTTCTACAACTATGTGTTTTTAATCAAAGATAACGTATCTGGAATTGTTCGTCATCCTGTTGGCTATTTAGATTTGAAGTGGGCAGATAAACAGTAA
- a CDS encoding GNAT family N-acetyltransferase, with amino-acid sequence MRVYLSPLQKKDASKVFAYWSDEEVTRYMNIEPFTTLYQAESMIALLQSLMKEGKATRYSIRLKTSDEIIGTCGLNRIDYVKKQAEIGYDLGRPFWKKGLMTEALCLLLEKAFEEFHIKEIEAKVDPNNKDSITLLKKFSFQLEEAYESDDCTCLYTVNKEKVSAILSGRSKDKK; translated from the coding sequence ATGAGGGTATATTTATCTCCTCTTCAAAAAAAAGATGCTTCTAAAGTTTTTGCATATTGGTCGGATGAAGAGGTTACTAGATATATGAATATTGAGCCCTTTACGACGCTTTATCAGGCGGAAAGCATGATTGCACTTCTACAAAGTTTGATGAAAGAAGGGAAAGCAACACGCTATTCTATTCGATTAAAGACTTCAGATGAGATCATTGGAACCTGCGGTCTAAACCGTATTGATTATGTTAAAAAGCAAGCAGAGATAGGGTATGATTTAGGCAGACCTTTTTGGAAAAAAGGCCTCATGACAGAAGCGCTCTGCCTTTTGCTGGAAAAAGCTTTTGAAGAGTTTCATATAAAGGAGATTGAAGCAAAAGTTGATCCTAATAATAAAGATTCAATTACTCTTTTAAAAAAATTCTCGTTTCAACTAGAAGAGGCGTATGAGTCAGATGATTGTACTTGTTTATACACCGTCAACAAGGAAAAAGTGAGCGCGATATTGTCAGGACGTTCAAAAGATAAGAAGTAA